A window of the Sardina pilchardus chromosome 21, fSarPil1.1, whole genome shotgun sequence genome harbors these coding sequences:
- the LOC134068578 gene encoding uncharacterized protein LOC134068578, producing MMCYGVLLMLTLSEVSDGNYFICKITKSITCHGVQGEPLFLQVMPDATGYYLVLKEITQNGTRAIFRYKRNQFMFFKETSSWSEMQRWHFTAKNGTISINPATGDSGTYRVEILNDGEGENVVNITFQIDIQNAQSTVTSTNTLITVNDNAKMDTPVYMILTSACLGVILLCGTVGVLYAYGRGEHTHTNQLRLENVDASILKRRQAKQPEQESCQEEMANWEVNLPTASMESPIVEPEEIVYADVRYSRVTED from the exons ATGATGTGTTATGGTGTCCTTCTCATGCTGACTTTATCAGAAGTTTCAGATG GAAACTATTTTATCTGTAAAATTACCAAGTCCATTACATGCCATGGAGTACAAGGAGAACCTCTTTTTCTACAGGTGATGCCTGATGCCACTGGATATTACCTAGTTTTAAAGGAAATAACCCAGAATGGTACGAGAGCGATTTTTAGATATAAAAGAAACCAGTTTATGTTCTTCAAAGAAACTTCCAGTTGGTCTGAAATGCAGAGATGGCACTTTACTGCAAAGAACGGGACTATATCTATAAACCCAGCAACAGGAGACTCAGGAACATATCGAGTAGAGATCCTCAATGACGGCGAAGGGGAAAATGTGgttaacatcacatttcagattgatattcaaa ATGCACAGAGCACTGTGACATCCACTAACACACTGATTACTGTCAATGACAATGCCAAGATGGACACACCTGTTT ACATGATTTTAACATCAGCTTGTCTTGGCGTGATCCTGCTGTGTGGGACTGTGGGTGTGCTCTATGCCTATGgcagaggagaacacacacacacaaaccag CTGAGACTGGAGAACGTTGATGCGTCCATACTGAAAAGAAGACAGGCAAAGCAACCAGAACAGGAGAGTTGTCAGGAGGAGATGGCCAATTGGGAGGTGAACTTGCCTACGGCCAGTATGGAATCTCCGATTGTCGAGCCAGAGGAGATTGTGTATGCTGACGTTCGATATTCAAGAGTGACAGAGGATTGA